The Stigmatella aurantiaca DW4/3-1 genome contains the following window.
GTCATCCAGGAAGAGGACGAGGGGGTGCTCCGGGGTGGCGAAGAGGCCGAGGAACTTGCGGAACAGGCGGGTGAAGCGGTGCTGGGCCTCGGACGGGGGCAGCTCCTGGACGGGCGGCTGCTTGCCGGCGACGAGCTCCAACTGAGGCACCATGTCCACCAGGATCTGGCCCTGGCCCTCGAAGGCCTCCTGGAGGCGCTCGCGCCACCGGACCAGCGCCTCGTCGCTGCCGGCCAGGAGCTGCTGGATCAGTCCCCGGATGGCCTGTGCCAGGGTGGCATACGGAATGGCCTGCTGGAGCTGATCGAACTTCCCGCTGAGGAAGAAGCCGCGCTGGCGCACCACGGGCTTGTGCAACTCGTGCACCACCGCGGACTTCCCGATGCCGGAGTAGCCGCGCACGAGGAGCAGCTCGGGGCTGCCCCCGCGGGCCACACGCTCGAAGCCCTGGAGCAGCGTGGCCGCCTGGGCGTCACGCCCGTAGAGCCGCTGGGGGAGCTGGAAGTGGGTGGGAAAGTCATACACCCCCGGCGGGAAGTCCTCGTCCACGCCCCGGCGCAGGTTTTCCCGGCACCGCTCCAGGTCCGCCTTCAGGCCGTCGGCGCTCTGGTAGCGCTCCTCGGCCACCTTGGCCATCAGCTTGAGCACGATGGCGGACAGCACCGGGGGCAGGCTGGGAACGTGCTCGATGGGCGGTGGGGGCGCCACCGCCATGTGGGCGTGGAACCACTCGAGCGCGTCGCGCCCATAGAAGGGCCGGTGGCCCGTCAGCATCTCGTAGAGCGTGATGCCCAGCGAGTAGAGGTCGGTGCGGTAGTCCACCGAGCGGTTCATGCGCCCGGTCTGCTCGGGCGACATGTAGGCCAGCGTCCCCTCGATGAGCGGGGTGGGGGCCGCGTCCACATGCTCGACGAGCTGGAGCGTGGCGATGCCGAAGTCGATCAGGCGCGCTTCCCCCAAGGGGGTGATGATGATGTTGGAGGGCTTGATGTCCTTGTGGATGACGCCGCGCCGGTGAAGCTCCGCCAGGATGGACGTCAGCGAGATGGCGATGTCCAGCGCCTTCGCCAGCTCGAAGGGCTTGCCGGTGAGGTCCGCGAGCAGATCTCCCTGCACCTCCTCCAGCAGCAGCCCGAGGCGATCATGGATGCGCTCGCACGCGTGCGCCCGGGTGATGCCCTGCACGTCGCTCAGGCGCTGGAGCAGATCGAACTCGCGCCGGTAGCGCTCGCTCTCGCGCGGCCCGGAGGAGGCCATGGGCATCTTGAGGATGAAGGGCAGACCGTCCGAGTCGCGCACCGCGCGAAACAGCAGGTTGGAACCCGTGGCCTTGAGCGAGCCCACGAGGGTGTAGCCTGGAATGGTCAGCATGGATCGGATCCCCCCGGCGCTATTGTGCGGTCAGGGAGATCCGGCTGTCTTCTGGAATATGGGAAGGGACCCTGCCAGCGTGTTGAAAGCTCAACCCGGCTTACCGAAAAAGCGCTCGGATCCCGACTTTCGCAGTTTCATCAAATCACGCACTGCGGCGTGCATCCGGTGACTCAGCGCCGGAAGTTGACGAGCTGGGAGAGGTTGAGGGGCACACTCTGTGTGCCAGAGCTCACCTGCCCGCTCCAGCTGATCTGCTGGGCGTTGTTGGAGCGCAGCGCCGTGGCGGCCTGGGCGGCCTGGGCGAAGTTGATCTGCAGGGGCAGCGTCACCTGCCGGGCGCCGCCGCCATCCAGCTGGCCCAGGTTGCCCGTGGACAGGGTGCCCACATTGGCGCCGGCCAGCTTGAGCGCTCCGGAGATGGCGGCCACGGGCAAGGGGAAGCTGTTGCGGTTGGTGATGGTGAGGGGGAACTCCACCGTGGCCCCCGTCAGCGACATGTTGGCGATGCGGGGCGCGTCGAACAGGACCTTGGGGACCTTGGGAATCTCGAAGGTGCCTTCCTTCTCCAGGGGGAAGGACAGGACGCCGATGGGGGTGTCGATGCCCAGGTTGCCCTGGGCCTTGAAGGCCGCCGCGTCCTTGTTGAGGAACGTCTGCACCACGGGGACGATGTCCGCGAAGCGCACGTTGGCCGGGAAGACGAGCTCGCTGGTGCCGCCTCCCTTGAGCTGGAGCCCCTTGCGCGGGGAGCCCGCCACCACCTGCTTGCCCTCGACGAAGAAGGCGTAGTCCACCTTGGCCAGGGACAGGCCGAAGGAGTTGGGGTTGCGCACCTCGTACACCAGGTCCACGGTGGCGTCGGACAGGGAGGCGCTCGACAGGCGCGCGGTCTTGAAGCTGACGCTGGGCCGCTTGAAGAGCTTCTTGAGCGTGGCGCAGCCGGTGAGGGTGGCGAGCGTCACGGCGAGGAGGACCAGAAGGGAGCGTTTCATCATGGGCGGGGCGGCATGGAAGCCGTTTCAGGGCCCTGCTGCAAGCGGGACACCGGTACCGAAAAGTGCGCTGGGCGGCCTGGGGTGGTAAGTCCCGCTCCTGGAAGAACCCCTGGAGGATGGACGCGTGGCTGGCGAGACCCTCACCCCTGATCCCCGCGTGCTCCCTGGGAAGGGGGGCGGTGGGAGGCTGGCCGCGCTCATCCTGGTTTGCGGGGTGCTCGTGGGAGCGTGCGAGCGCAAGGGGGGCTCCTCCACCGCGCCCCGGCTCGTGCTCAGCGCGTGCCGTGTCGAGGGCATCGAGTCCCAGGCGCTGTGCGGTACCTACGAGGTGTTCGAGGATCGCGCCGCGAAGCAAGGGCGGAAGATTCCCCTGCGTGTGGTGGTGGTGCCGGCGCTGGCGGCCTCCCCGGAGCCGGACCCGCTGGTGCTGCTGGCCGGAGGGCCGGGACAGGCGGCCTCGGAGGTGAAGGTGCTCAAGGCGGTGGATCGCATCCACCGCCTCCGGGACATTCTCCTGGTGGATCAGCGGGGCACGGGCGCCTCTGGGCCGCTGAAGTGCAACCCGGCCCCTCCCGATGCGGGCCTGGCCGCGCAGTTCGACGACGCCTACCGCGAGGAGGAGTTCCTCAAGTGCCTCTCGGGCTACGACGCGGATCCGCGCCTCTACACCACGCCCATCGCGATGGACGACCTGGACGAGGTGCGCGAGGCGCTGGGTTACCCGAAGCTCAACCTCTGGGGCATTTCTTACGGTACGCGCGCGGCGCTGGTGTACATGCGCCAGCACCCGGAGCGGGTCCGCACCGCCATCCTGGATGGGGTGGCACCCCTGAGTCTGTACCTGCCGCTCTACGCGGCACGGGACGGACAGCGGGCGCTGGACCTGCTCTTCACCCACTGTGAGCAGGATGTGGACTGCGCGAAGGCGTTTCCCGGGCTGCGTGGGCACGTCAAGGCCCTGCTGGACCGGATGGAGCAGGCGCCGGTGAAGGTGAACGCGGTGAACCCGCTCACGGGCGTGCCCGAGGACATCACCCTCTCCCGGAAAGTCTTCCTCCAGGCGTTGTATGGCCAGCTCTACTCGCCGGATCTGGCGGCACTGGCGCCGCTCGCCCTGTCCAAGGCGGTCCAGGGAGACTGGGCGCCCTTCATCGCGCTCAGCCAGGGCATCACCGGCGGCCTGAGCGAGTCCGTGAGCCATGGCATGTTCTTCTCGGTCATCTGCGCGGAGGACGCGCCCTTCATCACCGAGGAGACGCTGGTCCGAGAGACGGCTGGCACGTGGTTTGGCGCGAGCATGGTCCGCGACATGCTGGAGCCGTGCCGGGTATGGCCCAAGGGCTCCGTGCCGGAGGGGTACCGTCAGCCGGTGAGCTCCGCGGTGCCCACGCTCCTGCTGTCGGGGGAGTTGGACCCCGTGACGCCGCCCTCCTGGGCCGAGGAGGCCAAGAAGACGCTCTCCCACAGCCTGCACGTGGTGGTGCCGGGCGTGGGCCACAACACGATGGCGCTGGGCTGCATCCAGACGCTGATGGCGGACTTCGTGAAGCAGGGCAGCCTGGAGGGCCTGAAGCCCGAGTGCGGCGCGGCGCTGACGCGTCCTCCCTTCTTCACCTCCTTCGCCGGGCCGGTGCCGTGACGGGAGCCTCCAAATGATCGACGTGAGCCACCTGCACAAGCGCTTCGGCGCGGTGACGGCGGTGGAGGATGTGTCCTTCTCCGCGGCGGATGGGGTCGTCACCGGCCTGCTGGGACCCAATGGCGCCGGGAAGACGACCACCCTGCGCATGCTCTACACGCTCATCCGCCCGGACCGGGGCACGGCCCGGGTGGATGGGCTGGACGTGGCCGAGCGCCCCATGGATGTGCGCCGCGCCATCGGCGTGCTCCCCGACGCGCGCGGCATCTACCCGCGCCTCACCGCCCGGGAGCATGCCCGCTATGCCGGAGAGCTGCACGGCCTGTCCGGCGCGGCGCTGGACAAGCGCGTGGACGAGCTGGTGGACCTGCTGGACATGAAGGACATCGCCCACCGCCGAGCGGAGGGCTTCAGCCAGGGCGAACGCATGAAGGTGGCCCTGGCGCGCGCGCTGGTGCACGGGCCGCGCAACGTGCTCCTGGACGAGCCCACCAACGGCCTGGACGTGATGAGCACCCGCGCGGTGCGCACCATCATCCGCCGCCTCAAGGCCGAGGGGCACTGCGTGCTCTTCTCCAGCCACGTGATGCAGGAGGTGACGGCCCTGTGTGACCGCATCGTCGTGGTGGCCCGGGGGCGCGTGGTGGCGGAGGGCACCCCGGACGAACTGCGCGCCCGCACCGGCAAGGACAGCCTGGAGGAGGCCTTCATCTCCGCCATCGGAACGGACCAGGGGTTGATGCAATGAAGAGGCTCTTCGCCACGGTCTTCCGCAAGGAGCTGAAGGACCACCTCCGGGACCGGCGCTCGGTGTCGAGCGCGCTCATGGGGACGCTGCTCGGGCCGCTCGTGTCCGCGATGCTCTTCACGCTGATGGCCTCCTGGTACGGGGACTCCAAGCCCCTGGAAGTGCCGGTGGTGGGCCGCGAGCATGCCCCCAGCCTCATGGCCTTCCTCCAGCGCTACGGCGCCCAGCTCACCGAGCCGCCCGCGGACTACGAGGCGCTCCTCCAGGCCGGCAAGCTGGACGCGGTGCTCATCATCCCCGAGGACTACGGCAAGGACTTCTCCGCGGGGCATACGGCCGCGGTGCAGGTGGTGGTGGACAGCTCGCGCAATGAGGCGCGCGTCAACGCCGAGCGCCTGCGGTCGATGCTCCAGGCCTACGCGGGCATGCTGGGAGGGCAGCGCCTCCTGGCGCGCGGCGTCTCTCCGGAGCTGGCGGCGCCCGTCCAGGTGGACGAGGTGGACCTGGCCACGCCGGAGCGGCTGGCGGCGCGGACCCTGTACATCGTCCCGTACTTCCTCGTCTTCGCCGCCCTCATGGGCGGAATGAACGTGGCCATCGACGCCATGGCGGGGGAGCGCGAACGCGGTTCGCTGGAGCCGCTGCTCATCAACCCCGTGGGGCGCGGCGACGTGGTGGCGGGCAAGTGGCTCACCGCCGGGGTGTTCGCGTCCCTGTCGACGCTCGTGTGCCTGGGGGCCTTCCTGGTGATGTTGAGGCTCGTGCCCCTCCAGGATCTGGGGTTGAAGGTGCACCTCGACGCGGCATCGGTGGTGAGCATCCTCGCGGCGCTCCTGCCCTTGTCGCTCTTCGCCTCGGCGGGGCAGGTGCTGGTGTCCACCTATGCGCGCTCCTTCAAGGAGGCGCAGACGTACCTGCAACTGCTGCTGATGCTGCCGCTGGTGCCCAGCCTCCTGCTGGGCCTGTCCCCCATCAAGAGCCAGCCCTGGATGTTCGCCATCCCCGTGTTTGGCCAGCAGTTGCTGATGGGCGAGGTGATGCGGGGCGAGGCCGTGGGCGGCGGGCCCTATGTGCTGGGAGCCCTGGGGTGCGCGGCGGCGGCGGCGGTGTGCCTGCTCTTCACCACGAGGCTGTTGGGCCAGGAGCGCATCATCTTTGGGCGCTAACGGTCTGGGAGGGCTTGAAAGATGGGGTTCAAATTGCGCAGTGCGTCAAGCGGGGTTGACGGACAGTGAACTTCAAGACTTTACGGGTGGGGCCCGAGGATGTGACTCTCCAGCGCATGCGGACCAGCGTAACGCCGACCCCCCCGCCCTTGAGCGTCGAGCCCATGACACGCTCGATCCTCTTCGAGGGCCTGTTTGTTCATGGGGTCGCGAGGGACTCATATTTCGAAGCGGAGCTGCGCAAGGTGGGGTTTGATCGGGACGATCTGCTCCCGCAGTACCCCATGAGCCTGTTCCGGAAGTGCCTGGACATCGCGTGCCGGTGTTTCTACCCCGGGGCTGACGGTGGAAGAGGGGCGGAGGCGCTTGGGGCACCAGTTCGTCCAGGGCTTCGCGCGCACGGTGCTGGGCGGGGCGGTGTCCGCGGGCATTCCGCTGGTGGGGCCGGTGCGCTTCCTCAAGAAGTTCCCCGAGCACCTGCGGTTCGACACCTCGCCCATCTCCGTGAACTCGGTGCAGCTGGGGGATCGCCAGTTCCGCTTGGACTTCCGGGCCAGCGTGGACCTGTCCCCCTTCTTCCTTCAAGGGGTCGTCGAGGAAGGTTTGCGGCTGACACGGGTTGTCCCAGTCCTCCGGGTGGCGCGGCATTCGCCCATCAGCTTCACGCTGCACGTCACCTGGTA
Protein-coding sequences here:
- a CDS encoding LEA type 2 family protein gives rise to the protein MMKRSLLVLLAVTLATLTGCATLKKLFKRPSVSFKTARLSSASLSDATVDLVYEVRNPNSFGLSLAKVDYAFFVEGKQVVAGSPRKGLQLKGGGTSELVFPANVRFADIVPVVQTFLNKDAAAFKAQGNLGIDTPIGVLSFPLEKEGTFEIPKVPKVLFDAPRIANMSLTGATVEFPLTITNRNSFPLPVAAISGALKLAGANVGTLSTGNLGQLDGGGARQVTLPLQINFAQAAQAATALRSNNAQQISWSGQVSSGTQSVPLNLSQLVNFRR
- a CDS encoding alpha/beta hydrolase, which translates into the protein MAGETLTPDPRVLPGKGGGGRLAALILVCGVLVGACERKGGSSTAPRLVLSACRVEGIESQALCGTYEVFEDRAAKQGRKIPLRVVVVPALAASPEPDPLVLLAGGPGQAASEVKVLKAVDRIHRLRDILLVDQRGTGASGPLKCNPAPPDAGLAAQFDDAYREEEFLKCLSGYDADPRLYTTPIAMDDLDEVREALGYPKLNLWGISYGTRAALVYMRQHPERVRTAILDGVAPLSLYLPLYAARDGQRALDLLFTHCEQDVDCAKAFPGLRGHVKALLDRMEQAPVKVNAVNPLTGVPEDITLSRKVFLQALYGQLYSPDLAALAPLALSKAVQGDWAPFIALSQGITGGLSESVSHGMFFSVICAEDAPFITEETLVRETAGTWFGASMVRDMLEPCRVWPKGSVPEGYRQPVSSAVPTLLLSGELDPVTPPSWAEEAKKTLSHSLHVVVPGVGHNTMALGCIQTLMADFVKQGSLEGLKPECGAALTRPPFFTSFAGPVP
- a CDS encoding ATP-binding cassette domain-containing protein, with protein sequence MIDVSHLHKRFGAVTAVEDVSFSAADGVVTGLLGPNGAGKTTTLRMLYTLIRPDRGTARVDGLDVAERPMDVRRAIGVLPDARGIYPRLTAREHARYAGELHGLSGAALDKRVDELVDLLDMKDIAHRRAEGFSQGERMKVALARALVHGPRNVLLDEPTNGLDVMSTRAVRTIIRRLKAEGHCVLFSSHVMQEVTALCDRIVVVARGRVVAEGTPDELRARTGKDSLEEAFISAIGTDQGLMQ
- a CDS encoding ABC transporter permease: MKRLFATVFRKELKDHLRDRRSVSSALMGTLLGPLVSAMLFTLMASWYGDSKPLEVPVVGREHAPSLMAFLQRYGAQLTEPPADYEALLQAGKLDAVLIIPEDYGKDFSAGHTAAVQVVVDSSRNEARVNAERLRSMLQAYAGMLGGQRLLARGVSPELAAPVQVDEVDLATPERLAARTLYIVPYFLVFAALMGGMNVAIDAMAGERERGSLEPLLINPVGRGDVVAGKWLTAGVFASLSTLVCLGAFLVMLRLVPLQDLGLKVHLDAASVVSILAALLPLSLFASAGQVLVSTYARSFKEAQTYLQLLLMLPLVPSLLLGLSPIKSQPWMFAIPVFGQQLLMGEVMRGEAVGGGPYVLGALGCAAAAAVCLLFTTRLLGQERIIFGR
- a CDS encoding DUF2378 family protein; this translates as MGHQFVQGFARTVLGGAVSAGIPLVGPVRFLKKFPEHLRFDTSPISVNSVQLGDRQFRLDFRASVDLSPFFLQGVVEEGLRLTRVVPVLRVARHSPISFTLHVTW